The following are encoded in a window of Oreochromis aureus strain Israel breed Guangdong linkage group 10, ZZ_aureus, whole genome shotgun sequence genomic DNA:
- the LOC116329136 gene encoding neuroligin-2-like isoform X1 produces MSTRAFILDMLFFPFSAASHQGYGGKRHYSTQQVANHCLVWLLGLVLHLTLSSCQRVDLKHPIVSTSYGKVRGIRKELNNEILGPVEQYLGVPYATAPIGERRFQPPEAPGSWQEIRNATHFAPVCPQNVHGVLPEIMLPVWFTDNLDAAATYVQNQSEDCLYLNIYVPTEDGPLTKKHDESSMNRPRDEDIRDRRKKPVMLFIHGGSYMEGSGNMFDGSVLAAYGNVIVVTMNYRLGVLGFLCTGDQSAKGNYGLLDQIQALRWLNENIGHFGGDPERITIFGSGAGAACVNLLILSHHSEGLFQRAIAQSGSAISSWSVNYRPQIYTKILAKKVGCTTGDNAELVDCLRRKNFRELVDQDIQPARYHIAFGPVVDGDVVPDDPEILMQQGEFLNYDILLGVNQGEGLKFVDDSEGEDGISAASFDYTISNFVDNLYGYPDGKDILRETIKFMYTDWADRDNSDMRRKTLLALFTDHQWVAPAVATAKLHAEFQSPVYFYTFHHHCQTEARPDWADAAHGDEIPYVFGIPMVGATDLFPCNFSKNDVMLSAVVMTYWTNFAKSGDPNLPVPQDTTFIHTKPNRFEEVIWTKFSSKDKQYLHIGLKPRVRDNYRANKVAFWLELVPHLHSLHEEIINSITTRLPPGGTSRWKVPHSGTRSTRHPVVSTYPPDPDPDSSERPRYPPFPSETRDYSTELSVTVAVGASLLFLNVLAFAALYYKRDKRHELMQRRHRRLSPQRGTTMGMGVGMGVVGAPPHNDLALSQEEELMSLQMKQQRVELEHGTPLPSRGVHGDLEPLRPPVCPPDYTLALRRAPEDVPLMTANTITMIPSTISSMQPLHPFNTYPPVPAPSTTPVPSHSNNALPHQHSTTRV; encoded by the exons ATGAGTAcaagagcttttattttggacatgttgttttttccattCAGCGCTGCCAGCCACCAGGGCTATGGCGGGAAGCGTCACTATTCTACTCAGCAGGTCGCCAATCACTGTCTGGTGTGGCTCTTGGGACTAGTGCTGCACCTGACGCTTTCCTCGTGTCAACGAGTTGACCTGAAACACCCCATAGTATCCACGAGTTACGGAAAGGTCCGTGGTATCAGGAAAGAGCTCAACAATGAAATCTTGGGCCCAGTGGAACAGTATTTAGGTGTGCCATATGCCACCGCACCTATTGGCGAGAGGCGCTTCCAGCCTCCTGAAGCCCCAGGTTCCTGGCAAGAGATTCGCAATGCCACTCATTTTGCGCCTGTGTGTCCCCAGAATGTGCACGGGGTGCTTCCTGAGATCATGTTACCAGTATGGTTCACAGACAACCTGGATGCTGCAGCCACCTATGTTCAGAACCAGAGTGAGGACTGCCTTTACCTCAACATTTATGTCCCCACTGAAGATG GTCCGCTCACAAAAAAACACGATGAGTCTTCAATGAACAGACCCAGGGATGAAG ATATTCGGGATCGCCGTAAGAAGCCTGTGATGCTCTTCATCCATGGAGGCTCCTACATGGAGGGCTCAGGGAACATGTTTGATGGTAGTGTCCTTGCTGCCTATGGAAATGTCATCGTGGTCACTATGAACTATCGGCTTGGCGTGCTCG GGTTTCTGTGCACCGGGGATCAGTCTGCTAAGGGGAACTATGGCTTGTTGGACCAGATCCAGGCCTTGCGTTGGCTCAATGAAAACATCGGCCACTTTGGAGGAGACCCAGAGAGAATCACAATCTTTGGCTCTGGAGCTGGTGCCGCCTGTGTGAACCTTCTCATCCTCTCCCACCACTCCGAGG GGCTGTTCCAGAGGGCCATCGCTCAGAGTGGCTCAGCCATCTCCAGTTGGTCGGTGAACTACAGACCGCAGATTTACACCAAGATCCTGGCCAAGAAGGTTGGCTGCACCACAGGGGACAATGCAGAGTTGGTGGACTGTCTGCGTAGGAAGAATTTCAGGGAGCTGGTGGACCAAGACATCCAGCCTGCCCGATACCACATCGCCTTTGGTCCTGTGGTAGATGGGGACGTGGTACCTGATGACCCTGAGATCCTCATGCAGCAG GGCGAGTTCCTCAACTACGACATACTGCTGGGTGTCAACCAGGGAGAGGGCCTGAAGTTTGTGGATGACAGTGAAGGAGAAGATGGAATATCAGCTGCCTCATTTGACTATACTATCTCCAACTTTGTGGACAATCTGTATGGATACCCTGATG GTAAAGATATCCTCAGGGAAACCATAAAGTTCATGTACACAGACTGGGCTGACAGAGACAACAGCGACATGCGCAGGAAGACCCTCCTGGCTCTGTTCACAGACCACCAGTGGGTGGCCCCAGCTGTCGCCACTGCCAAACTCCACGCTGAGTTCCAGTCACCCGTCTACTTCTATACCTTCCACCACCACTGTCAGACCGAGGCGAGACCAGACTGGGCAGATGCTGCCCATGGAGATGAGATCCCCTATGTGTTTGGGATTCCCATGGTGGGGGCCACTGACTTGTTTCCTTGTAACTTCTCCAAGAATGACGTAATGCTCAGTGCTGTTGTGATGACATATTGGACCAACTTTGCCAAGTCAGG AGACCCTAACCTACCAGTTCCTCAGGACACCACGTTCATCCACACTAAGCCTAACCGATTTGAGGAGGTCATCTGGACCAAGTTCAGCTCCAAGGACAAGCAGTACTTGCATATTGGCCTGAAGCCCCGTGTCAGAGATAACTACCGCGCTAACAAGGTGGCTTTTTGGCTGGAGCTGGTACCGCACCTCCACAGCCTTCACGAGGAAATCATTAACTCCATCACCACCCGTCTGCCACCTGGAGGCACCAGCCGCTGGAAGGTCCCTCATTCTGGCACTCGCTCAACACGGCACCCTGTGGTCTCTACCTACCCACCGGATCCTGACCCTGACAGTTCAGAGAGGCCCCGCTATCCTCCCTTCCCCAGCGAGACGAGGGACTACTCCACCGAGCTGAGCGTAACGGTAGCTGTCGGCGCCTCGCTTCTTTTCTTGAACGTGCTGGCCTTTGCCGCACTTTACTATAAGCGGGACAAGCGCCATGAACTCATGCAAAGACGCCACCGCCGACTCTCCCCGCAACGCGGCACGACAATGGGCATGGGTGTTGGCATGGGAGTCGTAGGGGCCCCACCGCACAACGACCTAGCGCTGAGTCAGGAGGAGGAGCTAATGTCACTGCAGATGAAACAGCAGAGGGTGGAGCTAGAGCACGGGACCCCCTTACCGTCCCGCGGTGTCCACGGCGACCTGGAACCGCTGCGGCCTCCCGTGTGCCCACCTGACTACACGCTGGCCCTGCGGCGAGCGCCCGAAGATGTGCCACTGATGACAGCTAACACCATTACCATGATCCCCAGCACCATTAGCAGCATGCAGCCCCTTCACCCCTTCAACACTTATCCCCCTGTCCCAGCCCCGTCTACTACACCCGTCCCCAGCCACAGCAACAATGCCCTGCCACACCAACACTCCACCACCCGTGTATAG
- the LOC116329136 gene encoding neuroligin-2-like isoform X2, whose amino-acid sequence MSTRAFILDMLFFPFSAASHQGYGGKRHYSTQQVANHCLVWLLGLVLHLTLSSCQRVDLKHPIVSTSYGKVRGIRKELNNEILGPVEQYLGVPYATAPIGERRFQPPEAPGSWQEIRNATHFAPVCPQNVHGVLPEIMLPVWFTDNLDAAATYVQNQSEDCLYLNIYVPTEDGPLTKKHDESSMNRPRDEDIRDRRKKPVMLFIHGGSYMEGSGNMFDGSVLAAYGNVIVVTMNYRLGVLGFLCTGDQSAKGNYGLLDQIQALRWLNENIGHFGGDPERITIFGSGAGAACVNLLILSHHSEGLFQRAIAQSGSAISSWSVNYRPQIYTKILAKKVGCTTGDNAELVDCLRRKNFRELVDQDIQPARYHIAFGPVVDGDVVPDDPEILMQQGEFLNYDILLGVNQGEGLKFVDDSEGEDGISAASFDYTISNFVDNLYGYPDDILRETIKFMYTDWADRDNSDMRRKTLLALFTDHQWVAPAVATAKLHAEFQSPVYFYTFHHHCQTEARPDWADAAHGDEIPYVFGIPMVGATDLFPCNFSKNDVMLSAVVMTYWTNFAKSGDPNLPVPQDTTFIHTKPNRFEEVIWTKFSSKDKQYLHIGLKPRVRDNYRANKVAFWLELVPHLHSLHEEIINSITTRLPPGGTSRWKVPHSGTRSTRHPVVSTYPPDPDPDSSERPRYPPFPSETRDYSTELSVTVAVGASLLFLNVLAFAALYYKRDKRHELMQRRHRRLSPQRGTTMGMGVGMGVVGAPPHNDLALSQEEELMSLQMKQQRVELEHGTPLPSRGVHGDLEPLRPPVCPPDYTLALRRAPEDVPLMTANTITMIPSTISSMQPLHPFNTYPPVPAPSTTPVPSHSNNALPHQHSTTRV is encoded by the exons ATGAGTAcaagagcttttattttggacatgttgttttttccattCAGCGCTGCCAGCCACCAGGGCTATGGCGGGAAGCGTCACTATTCTACTCAGCAGGTCGCCAATCACTGTCTGGTGTGGCTCTTGGGACTAGTGCTGCACCTGACGCTTTCCTCGTGTCAACGAGTTGACCTGAAACACCCCATAGTATCCACGAGTTACGGAAAGGTCCGTGGTATCAGGAAAGAGCTCAACAATGAAATCTTGGGCCCAGTGGAACAGTATTTAGGTGTGCCATATGCCACCGCACCTATTGGCGAGAGGCGCTTCCAGCCTCCTGAAGCCCCAGGTTCCTGGCAAGAGATTCGCAATGCCACTCATTTTGCGCCTGTGTGTCCCCAGAATGTGCACGGGGTGCTTCCTGAGATCATGTTACCAGTATGGTTCACAGACAACCTGGATGCTGCAGCCACCTATGTTCAGAACCAGAGTGAGGACTGCCTTTACCTCAACATTTATGTCCCCACTGAAGATG GTCCGCTCACAAAAAAACACGATGAGTCTTCAATGAACAGACCCAGGGATGAAG ATATTCGGGATCGCCGTAAGAAGCCTGTGATGCTCTTCATCCATGGAGGCTCCTACATGGAGGGCTCAGGGAACATGTTTGATGGTAGTGTCCTTGCTGCCTATGGAAATGTCATCGTGGTCACTATGAACTATCGGCTTGGCGTGCTCG GGTTTCTGTGCACCGGGGATCAGTCTGCTAAGGGGAACTATGGCTTGTTGGACCAGATCCAGGCCTTGCGTTGGCTCAATGAAAACATCGGCCACTTTGGAGGAGACCCAGAGAGAATCACAATCTTTGGCTCTGGAGCTGGTGCCGCCTGTGTGAACCTTCTCATCCTCTCCCACCACTCCGAGG GGCTGTTCCAGAGGGCCATCGCTCAGAGTGGCTCAGCCATCTCCAGTTGGTCGGTGAACTACAGACCGCAGATTTACACCAAGATCCTGGCCAAGAAGGTTGGCTGCACCACAGGGGACAATGCAGAGTTGGTGGACTGTCTGCGTAGGAAGAATTTCAGGGAGCTGGTGGACCAAGACATCCAGCCTGCCCGATACCACATCGCCTTTGGTCCTGTGGTAGATGGGGACGTGGTACCTGATGACCCTGAGATCCTCATGCAGCAG GGCGAGTTCCTCAACTACGACATACTGCTGGGTGTCAACCAGGGAGAGGGCCTGAAGTTTGTGGATGACAGTGAAGGAGAAGATGGAATATCAGCTGCCTCATTTGACTATACTATCTCCAACTTTGTGGACAATCTGTATGGATACCCTGATG ATATCCTCAGGGAAACCATAAAGTTCATGTACACAGACTGGGCTGACAGAGACAACAGCGACATGCGCAGGAAGACCCTCCTGGCTCTGTTCACAGACCACCAGTGGGTGGCCCCAGCTGTCGCCACTGCCAAACTCCACGCTGAGTTCCAGTCACCCGTCTACTTCTATACCTTCCACCACCACTGTCAGACCGAGGCGAGACCAGACTGGGCAGATGCTGCCCATGGAGATGAGATCCCCTATGTGTTTGGGATTCCCATGGTGGGGGCCACTGACTTGTTTCCTTGTAACTTCTCCAAGAATGACGTAATGCTCAGTGCTGTTGTGATGACATATTGGACCAACTTTGCCAAGTCAGG AGACCCTAACCTACCAGTTCCTCAGGACACCACGTTCATCCACACTAAGCCTAACCGATTTGAGGAGGTCATCTGGACCAAGTTCAGCTCCAAGGACAAGCAGTACTTGCATATTGGCCTGAAGCCCCGTGTCAGAGATAACTACCGCGCTAACAAGGTGGCTTTTTGGCTGGAGCTGGTACCGCACCTCCACAGCCTTCACGAGGAAATCATTAACTCCATCACCACCCGTCTGCCACCTGGAGGCACCAGCCGCTGGAAGGTCCCTCATTCTGGCACTCGCTCAACACGGCACCCTGTGGTCTCTACCTACCCACCGGATCCTGACCCTGACAGTTCAGAGAGGCCCCGCTATCCTCCCTTCCCCAGCGAGACGAGGGACTACTCCACCGAGCTGAGCGTAACGGTAGCTGTCGGCGCCTCGCTTCTTTTCTTGAACGTGCTGGCCTTTGCCGCACTTTACTATAAGCGGGACAAGCGCCATGAACTCATGCAAAGACGCCACCGCCGACTCTCCCCGCAACGCGGCACGACAATGGGCATGGGTGTTGGCATGGGAGTCGTAGGGGCCCCACCGCACAACGACCTAGCGCTGAGTCAGGAGGAGGAGCTAATGTCACTGCAGATGAAACAGCAGAGGGTGGAGCTAGAGCACGGGACCCCCTTACCGTCCCGCGGTGTCCACGGCGACCTGGAACCGCTGCGGCCTCCCGTGTGCCCACCTGACTACACGCTGGCCCTGCGGCGAGCGCCCGAAGATGTGCCACTGATGACAGCTAACACCATTACCATGATCCCCAGCACCATTAGCAGCATGCAGCCCCTTCACCCCTTCAACACTTATCCCCCTGTCCCAGCCCCGTCTACTACACCCGTCCCCAGCCACAGCAACAATGCCCTGCCACACCAACACTCCACCACCCGTGTATAG
- the LOC116329136 gene encoding neuroligin-2-like isoform X3, translating into MSTRAFILDMLFFPFSAASHQGYGGKRHYSTQQVANHCLVWLLGLVLHLTLSSCQRVDLKHPIVSTSYGKVRGIRKELNNEILGPVEQYLGVPYATAPIGERRFQPPEAPGSWQEIRNATHFAPVCPQNVHGVLPEIMLPVWFTDNLDAAATYVQNQSEDCLYLNIYVPTEDDIRDRRKKPVMLFIHGGSYMEGSGNMFDGSVLAAYGNVIVVTMNYRLGVLGFLCTGDQSAKGNYGLLDQIQALRWLNENIGHFGGDPERITIFGSGAGAACVNLLILSHHSEGLFQRAIAQSGSAISSWSVNYRPQIYTKILAKKVGCTTGDNAELVDCLRRKNFRELVDQDIQPARYHIAFGPVVDGDVVPDDPEILMQQGEFLNYDILLGVNQGEGLKFVDDSEGEDGISAASFDYTISNFVDNLYGYPDGKDILRETIKFMYTDWADRDNSDMRRKTLLALFTDHQWVAPAVATAKLHAEFQSPVYFYTFHHHCQTEARPDWADAAHGDEIPYVFGIPMVGATDLFPCNFSKNDVMLSAVVMTYWTNFAKSGDPNLPVPQDTTFIHTKPNRFEEVIWTKFSSKDKQYLHIGLKPRVRDNYRANKVAFWLELVPHLHSLHEEIINSITTRLPPGGTSRWKVPHSGTRSTRHPVVSTYPPDPDPDSSERPRYPPFPSETRDYSTELSVTVAVGASLLFLNVLAFAALYYKRDKRHELMQRRHRRLSPQRGTTMGMGVGMGVVGAPPHNDLALSQEEELMSLQMKQQRVELEHGTPLPSRGVHGDLEPLRPPVCPPDYTLALRRAPEDVPLMTANTITMIPSTISSMQPLHPFNTYPPVPAPSTTPVPSHSNNALPHQHSTTRV; encoded by the exons ATGAGTAcaagagcttttattttggacatgttgttttttccattCAGCGCTGCCAGCCACCAGGGCTATGGCGGGAAGCGTCACTATTCTACTCAGCAGGTCGCCAATCACTGTCTGGTGTGGCTCTTGGGACTAGTGCTGCACCTGACGCTTTCCTCGTGTCAACGAGTTGACCTGAAACACCCCATAGTATCCACGAGTTACGGAAAGGTCCGTGGTATCAGGAAAGAGCTCAACAATGAAATCTTGGGCCCAGTGGAACAGTATTTAGGTGTGCCATATGCCACCGCACCTATTGGCGAGAGGCGCTTCCAGCCTCCTGAAGCCCCAGGTTCCTGGCAAGAGATTCGCAATGCCACTCATTTTGCGCCTGTGTGTCCCCAGAATGTGCACGGGGTGCTTCCTGAGATCATGTTACCAGTATGGTTCACAGACAACCTGGATGCTGCAGCCACCTATGTTCAGAACCAGAGTGAGGACTGCCTTTACCTCAACATTTATGTCCCCACTGAAGATG ATATTCGGGATCGCCGTAAGAAGCCTGTGATGCTCTTCATCCATGGAGGCTCCTACATGGAGGGCTCAGGGAACATGTTTGATGGTAGTGTCCTTGCTGCCTATGGAAATGTCATCGTGGTCACTATGAACTATCGGCTTGGCGTGCTCG GGTTTCTGTGCACCGGGGATCAGTCTGCTAAGGGGAACTATGGCTTGTTGGACCAGATCCAGGCCTTGCGTTGGCTCAATGAAAACATCGGCCACTTTGGAGGAGACCCAGAGAGAATCACAATCTTTGGCTCTGGAGCTGGTGCCGCCTGTGTGAACCTTCTCATCCTCTCCCACCACTCCGAGG GGCTGTTCCAGAGGGCCATCGCTCAGAGTGGCTCAGCCATCTCCAGTTGGTCGGTGAACTACAGACCGCAGATTTACACCAAGATCCTGGCCAAGAAGGTTGGCTGCACCACAGGGGACAATGCAGAGTTGGTGGACTGTCTGCGTAGGAAGAATTTCAGGGAGCTGGTGGACCAAGACATCCAGCCTGCCCGATACCACATCGCCTTTGGTCCTGTGGTAGATGGGGACGTGGTACCTGATGACCCTGAGATCCTCATGCAGCAG GGCGAGTTCCTCAACTACGACATACTGCTGGGTGTCAACCAGGGAGAGGGCCTGAAGTTTGTGGATGACAGTGAAGGAGAAGATGGAATATCAGCTGCCTCATTTGACTATACTATCTCCAACTTTGTGGACAATCTGTATGGATACCCTGATG GTAAAGATATCCTCAGGGAAACCATAAAGTTCATGTACACAGACTGGGCTGACAGAGACAACAGCGACATGCGCAGGAAGACCCTCCTGGCTCTGTTCACAGACCACCAGTGGGTGGCCCCAGCTGTCGCCACTGCCAAACTCCACGCTGAGTTCCAGTCACCCGTCTACTTCTATACCTTCCACCACCACTGTCAGACCGAGGCGAGACCAGACTGGGCAGATGCTGCCCATGGAGATGAGATCCCCTATGTGTTTGGGATTCCCATGGTGGGGGCCACTGACTTGTTTCCTTGTAACTTCTCCAAGAATGACGTAATGCTCAGTGCTGTTGTGATGACATATTGGACCAACTTTGCCAAGTCAGG AGACCCTAACCTACCAGTTCCTCAGGACACCACGTTCATCCACACTAAGCCTAACCGATTTGAGGAGGTCATCTGGACCAAGTTCAGCTCCAAGGACAAGCAGTACTTGCATATTGGCCTGAAGCCCCGTGTCAGAGATAACTACCGCGCTAACAAGGTGGCTTTTTGGCTGGAGCTGGTACCGCACCTCCACAGCCTTCACGAGGAAATCATTAACTCCATCACCACCCGTCTGCCACCTGGAGGCACCAGCCGCTGGAAGGTCCCTCATTCTGGCACTCGCTCAACACGGCACCCTGTGGTCTCTACCTACCCACCGGATCCTGACCCTGACAGTTCAGAGAGGCCCCGCTATCCTCCCTTCCCCAGCGAGACGAGGGACTACTCCACCGAGCTGAGCGTAACGGTAGCTGTCGGCGCCTCGCTTCTTTTCTTGAACGTGCTGGCCTTTGCCGCACTTTACTATAAGCGGGACAAGCGCCATGAACTCATGCAAAGACGCCACCGCCGACTCTCCCCGCAACGCGGCACGACAATGGGCATGGGTGTTGGCATGGGAGTCGTAGGGGCCCCACCGCACAACGACCTAGCGCTGAGTCAGGAGGAGGAGCTAATGTCACTGCAGATGAAACAGCAGAGGGTGGAGCTAGAGCACGGGACCCCCTTACCGTCCCGCGGTGTCCACGGCGACCTGGAACCGCTGCGGCCTCCCGTGTGCCCACCTGACTACACGCTGGCCCTGCGGCGAGCGCCCGAAGATGTGCCACTGATGACAGCTAACACCATTACCATGATCCCCAGCACCATTAGCAGCATGCAGCCCCTTCACCCCTTCAACACTTATCCCCCTGTCCCAGCCCCGTCTACTACACCCGTCCCCAGCCACAGCAACAATGCCCTGCCACACCAACACTCCACCACCCGTGTATAG